From Kineosporia succinea, the proteins below share one genomic window:
- a CDS encoding S9 family peptidase, producing MSDSPGSQLPVVPYGAWPSPISAADLVSGVTRPIDVWPGRTGTWWSQSRPDQGGREQLVFRPADGGDATSIVDLLGPDWNARSRVHEYGGAAWWVADDVVFAVSYDDQRLYRAEPGRRPVPITPTPPSKGAWRYADGRLTPDGRTVICVRETHEGDDVRNEIVALPSAPGDTTDTAPRVLVGGTDFVAAPRISPDGRHLVWIEWQHPNMPWDSTSLWIAEIVPEAGSLTLADVRLLAGAPRTGHGRPASRDGQALMQPAFGADGRLYVISDVSEWWNVYQVDENSGEFTPVLPLRSEVGSPAWRFGDSDYTIDTDGRVWLTYTDAEGANLVRVDGDSPETHPLPFGSLDSLRLSPDGSRLTAIATQATAEAVVIELRVDTKGRPAWTVLSEVTDNDLDPLGISVPRHVTFPSVGGRDAHAHLYLPASAVARGPEDARPPLIVTVHGGPTSAAGSGFRLQTQYWTSRGFAVIDVNYGGSTGYGRAYRKLLDGNWGVVDVEDACAAALWVAGQGLADASRLAIRGGSAGGYTVLASLATRDVFTAGASLYGVADLSALARDTHKFESRYLDGLVGPWPQAEKIYTERSPLTHIDGFDRPLIVLQGEEDEVVPPAQAEMIVAALASKQVPHSYLLFAGEQHGFRRAENIVRAIESELSFYGQVFGFDPAGIADPVRIRFGESLRRTR from the coding sequence ATGAGCGACTCCCCGGGTTCCCAGCTCCCCGTCGTCCCCTACGGCGCCTGGCCCTCACCGATCAGTGCGGCCGACCTGGTCTCCGGGGTCACCCGGCCCATCGACGTGTGGCCCGGTCGCACCGGCACCTGGTGGTCGCAGTCGCGCCCCGACCAGGGAGGGCGCGAGCAGCTGGTGTTCCGGCCGGCCGACGGAGGCGACGCGACCAGCATCGTCGACCTCCTCGGCCCCGACTGGAACGCCCGCAGCCGCGTGCACGAGTACGGTGGCGCCGCCTGGTGGGTCGCGGACGACGTGGTGTTCGCGGTCAGCTACGACGACCAGCGCCTCTACCGGGCCGAACCGGGCCGGCGTCCGGTGCCCATCACTCCCACCCCGCCGTCGAAGGGCGCGTGGAGGTACGCGGACGGACGACTGACCCCCGACGGTCGCACCGTCATCTGTGTGCGGGAGACGCACGAGGGCGATGACGTCCGCAACGAGATCGTCGCCCTCCCCTCCGCCCCCGGTGACACCACGGACACAGCTCCCCGCGTGCTGGTCGGCGGCACCGACTTCGTCGCCGCACCCCGGATCAGCCCCGACGGCCGGCACCTGGTCTGGATCGAGTGGCAGCACCCGAACATGCCGTGGGACAGCACTTCCCTGTGGATCGCGGAGATCGTGCCCGAGGCGGGCTCGCTCACGCTCGCGGACGTTCGCCTTCTCGCCGGTGCACCTCGCACCGGGCACGGCCGACCCGCGAGCCGCGACGGGCAGGCGCTCATGCAGCCCGCTTTCGGTGCGGACGGCCGGCTGTACGTCATCTCCGACGTGTCGGAGTGGTGGAACGTCTACCAGGTCGACGAGAACAGCGGCGAGTTCACCCCGGTGCTCCCGCTGCGCTCCGAAGTCGGTTCTCCGGCCTGGCGTTTCGGCGACAGTGACTACACGATCGATACCGATGGACGCGTCTGGCTCACTTACACGGACGCGGAGGGCGCCAATCTGGTCCGGGTGGACGGGGATTCACCCGAGACGCACCCCCTGCCGTTCGGGTCGCTCGACAGCCTGCGCCTCTCGCCCGACGGTTCCCGGCTCACCGCGATCGCCACGCAGGCTACCGCCGAGGCAGTCGTCATCGAGCTCCGCGTCGACACGAAGGGCCGCCCGGCCTGGACCGTTCTGAGCGAGGTGACCGACAACGACCTCGATCCGCTCGGCATCTCGGTGCCCCGGCACGTCACCTTCCCGAGCGTCGGCGGACGTGACGCCCACGCCCACCTCTACCTCCCGGCCTCCGCCGTCGCGCGCGGTCCCGAAGACGCCCGCCCGCCACTCATCGTGACCGTGCACGGCGGCCCGACCTCGGCCGCCGGATCGGGTTTCCGCCTGCAGACGCAGTACTGGACCAGCCGCGGCTTCGCCGTCATCGACGTCAACTACGGCGGCAGCACCGGCTACGGGCGGGCCTACCGCAAGCTCCTCGACGGCAACTGGGGCGTCGTCGATGTCGAAGACGCCTGCGCCGCCGCTCTCTGGGTGGCGGGTCAGGGGCTGGCGGACGCGTCGCGACTCGCCATCCGAGGTGGAAGTGCCGGCGGGTACACGGTTCTCGCCTCGCTGGCCACGCGTGACGTGTTCACCGCGGGCGCGAGTCTCTACGGCGTCGCCGATCTCAGTGCCCTGGCCCGGGACACGCACAAGTTCGAGTCCCGGTATCTCGACGGGCTGGTCGGGCCCTGGCCGCAGGCCGAGAAGATCTACACCGAACGCTCCCCTCTGACACACATCGACGGCTTCGATCGCCCGCTCATCGTGCTGCAGGGTGAGGAGGACGAGGTCGTCCCGCCGGCCCAGGCCGAGATGATCGTGGCCGCGCTGGCCTCCAAGCAGGTGCCGCACAGCTATCTGCTCTTCGCGGGCGAGCAGCACGGGTTCCGCCGGGCCGAGAACATCGTTCGGGCGATCGAGTCGGAGCTCTCGTTCTACGGGCAGGTCTTCGGTTTCGATCCGGCCGGTATCGCTGATCCGGTGCGTATCCGGTTCGGCGAGAGCCTCAGGCGCACGCGGTAG
- a CDS encoding methyl-accepting chemotaxis protein has protein sequence MRGIRFTIGRRLALLGGIGLAVAVLSNVAALMLAAQVKDLQGQERTHLKALAVIRQLDTRASELKVDGYKALLSPSPADLKQDLTDDTATVDELFGKLDALPLHDDDKQMVDGMRSAFGDYTKAIGVVIDAAVSNQVAARRDYEAIQTANDATDEAVGNASDVLEQASTELEGQANAKFRTMNIVILAVLVAGVAIVVASTVTLSRAITRRVRRAVEVTKSVAAGDLSQKIDDHGNDEIADISAALDDATGRIRTVFTAIGATSERLRGASGGLTQVAGEVSRSATQTSEQAGVVSRTADEVSTNVQSVAAGGEEMTVSIAEIARNAQEAARVATGAVAAVESTTGTMNKLGDSSREIGDVVKLITSIAEQTNLLALNATIEAARAGDAGKGFAVVADEVKQLAQETARATEDISKRVETIQEDADSATSAITEIANVIAQINEFQTTIASAVEEQTATTQSINAGVATAADGSSEIARNISGVAAAADTTTATIGQAEESARELAGMSDELSRLVAGFRY, from the coding sequence GTGCGCGGAATCAGATTCACGATAGGTCGGAGACTGGCTCTGCTGGGAGGCATCGGCCTGGCCGTCGCCGTCCTCAGCAACGTCGCGGCACTCATGCTCGCCGCGCAGGTGAAAGACCTTCAGGGGCAGGAGCGTACGCATCTGAAGGCGCTCGCGGTGATCCGGCAGCTCGATACCCGGGCCAGTGAGCTCAAGGTGGACGGGTACAAGGCCCTGCTCTCACCGAGCCCGGCGGACCTCAAGCAGGACCTGACCGACGACACCGCCACCGTGGACGAGCTGTTCGGCAAGCTCGACGCGCTGCCGCTGCACGACGACGACAAGCAGATGGTCGACGGGATGCGCTCCGCGTTCGGCGACTACACGAAGGCCATCGGCGTGGTCATCGACGCCGCGGTGAGCAACCAGGTCGCGGCCCGCCGGGACTACGAGGCGATCCAGACCGCCAACGACGCCACCGACGAGGCCGTGGGCAACGCCTCGGACGTGCTCGAGCAGGCCTCGACCGAGCTCGAGGGGCAGGCGAACGCCAAGTTCCGCACGATGAACATCGTGATCCTGGCCGTGCTGGTGGCCGGTGTGGCGATCGTGGTGGCGTCCACGGTGACGCTCTCGCGGGCCATCACGCGGCGCGTGCGCCGGGCCGTCGAGGTGACGAAGAGCGTTGCCGCGGGCGACCTCTCGCAGAAGATCGACGACCACGGCAACGACGAGATCGCGGACATCTCGGCCGCGCTGGACGACGCGACCGGCCGGATCCGGACCGTCTTCACCGCCATCGGGGCCACCTCGGAGCGGCTGCGTGGCGCCTCCGGCGGTCTGACCCAGGTGGCCGGCGAGGTGAGCCGTTCGGCCACCCAGACCTCCGAGCAGGCCGGTGTGGTCTCCCGGACCGCCGACGAGGTGTCCACCAACGTGCAGTCCGTGGCGGCCGGTGGTGAGGAGATGACGGTCTCGATCGCCGAGATCGCCCGCAACGCGCAGGAGGCGGCCCGGGTCGCGACCGGTGCGGTGGCAGCCGTGGAGTCGACCACCGGCACGATGAACAAGCTGGGCGACAGCTCACGGGAGATCGGTGACGTGGTCAAGCTGATCACGTCGATCGCGGAGCAGACCAACCTGCTGGCCCTGAACGCCACTATCGAGGCGGCGCGGGCGGGGGACGCGGGCAAGGGCTTCGCCGTGGTCGCGGACGAGGTCAAGCAGCTGGCCCAGGAGACGGCCCGGGCGACCGAGGACATCTCCAAGCGGGTGGAGACCATCCAGGAGGACGCGGACAGCGCCACCTCGGCCATCACCGAGATCGCGAACGTGATCGCGCAGATCAACGAGTTCCAGACCACCATCGCCTCGGCGGTGGAGGAGCAGACCGCCACCACGCAGAGCATCAACGCCGGGGTCGCCACCGCGGCCGACGGTTCCAGCGAGATCGCGCGCAACATCTCCGGGGTGGCCGCCGCCGCGGACACCACCACGGCGACCATCGGCCAGGCCGAGGAGAGCGCCCGGGAACTGGCCGGGATGAGTGACGAACTCTCGCGTCTGGTGGCGGGCTTCAGGTACTGA
- a CDS encoding TIGR03557 family F420-dependent LLM class oxidoreductase, with translation MNLGYTLMCEQTDPRSLVRDAADAEQAGFTLAVTSDHFFPWLDAQGHSPNAWATLGAVSQVTSTLELMTYVTCPTVRYHPAVVAQQAATVGILSEGRFTLGLGSGENLNEHVVGRGWPGVNTRHEMLEEAVDIIGALFDGGYVTYGGKHFHVDSAKLWDLPDVRVPIGVAVSGRQSVEAFAPKAEVMISTEPDPELGRGWDAASASGSPARKVGQLPISWDSDRDAAVQRAHEQFRWFAGGWKVNAEIPSTAGFDAASQFVRPEDVAAQIPCGADVDAVVKALGPFAEAGFTDVALVQIGGDRQKSFLEAAQSEILPAVREVFGTR, from the coding sequence GTGAACCTCGGATACACCCTGATGTGCGAGCAGACCGATCCCCGCAGCCTGGTCCGCGACGCGGCCGACGCCGAGCAGGCCGGGTTCACCCTGGCCGTGACGAGTGATCACTTCTTCCCCTGGCTCGACGCCCAGGGGCACAGCCCGAACGCCTGGGCCACCCTGGGCGCGGTCAGTCAGGTCACCTCCACGCTCGAGCTGATGACCTACGTGACCTGCCCGACCGTGCGCTACCACCCGGCGGTGGTGGCTCAGCAGGCCGCGACGGTGGGCATCCTGAGCGAGGGCCGGTTCACGCTCGGCCTGGGCTCCGGCGAGAACCTGAACGAGCACGTCGTCGGCCGGGGGTGGCCGGGCGTGAACACCCGGCACGAGATGCTCGAGGAGGCCGTCGACATCATCGGAGCGCTCTTCGACGGCGGTTACGTCACCTACGGCGGTAAGCACTTCCACGTCGACTCGGCCAAGCTCTGGGACCTGCCCGACGTGCGGGTGCCGATCGGTGTGGCCGTGAGCGGCAGGCAGTCGGTGGAGGCGTTCGCCCCGAAGGCCGAGGTGATGATCTCGACCGAGCCGGATCCGGAGCTGGGCCGGGGCTGGGACGCCGCGAGCGCGTCCGGTTCCCCGGCGCGCAAGGTGGGGCAGCTGCCGATCTCCTGGGACTCCGACCGGGACGCGGCGGTGCAGCGAGCGCACGAGCAGTTCCGCTGGTTCGCGGGTGGCTGGAAGGTGAACGCGGAGATTCCGTCGACGGCCGGTTTCGACGCGGCGAGCCAGTTCGTGCGGCCGGAGGACGTGGCGGCCCAGATCCCGTGCGGCGCGGACGTGGACGCGGTGGTCAAGGCGCTCGGGCCGTTCGCGGAGGCGGGCTTCACCGACGTGGCGCTGGTGCAGATCGGTGGAGACCGGCAGAAGTCGTTCCTGGAGGCGGCTCAGAGCGAGATCCTGCCCGCCGTCCGTGAGGTGTTCGGAACGAGATAG
- a CDS encoding carboxylate-amine ligase: MSVSRRRTVGVEEEFLLVDEHGVPRPAAPRVTAGSHEGIEHELQQEQAETGSRPRRDLDELASDLELRRQGLSRLAAGHGVRVAGLATSPVMAEPTLYPEERYRRMVSDYRTTAAEVLTCGCHVHVGIESEAEGIRAINGIQPWLSVLLALSANSPFWHGTDTGYASYRRQVQDRWPSSGPTGPFRDPDEYHSLVDTLIETGVLLDLGMVYFDARLSARYPTVEIRVADVGAEPDSAVPLAALCRALVESAVDDGPWPAARPELLRGAAWRASRYGLAGQLMDPLTGQRVPAPVRVQQLVDRVRPALVRNGDLERVEHALEQVLRHGTGAERQRAVYARRGDLADVVLDAVERGHPEPYLVPNTSRTAGRISL; encoded by the coding sequence ATGAGCGTGAGCCGACGGCGCACGGTTGGGGTGGAGGAAGAATTCCTCCTGGTCGACGAGCACGGCGTCCCGCGTCCCGCCGCGCCGCGGGTCACTGCCGGGTCGCACGAGGGCATCGAGCACGAACTGCAGCAGGAACAGGCCGAGACCGGATCGCGGCCCCGCCGCGACCTCGACGAGCTGGCCTCCGACCTGGAGCTGCGCCGACAGGGGCTGAGCCGGCTGGCGGCCGGGCACGGAGTACGGGTGGCCGGGCTGGCGACCAGCCCGGTGATGGCCGAACCCACGCTCTACCCCGAGGAGCGCTACCGGCGCATGGTCAGCGATTACCGCACGACCGCGGCCGAGGTGCTCACCTGCGGCTGCCACGTGCACGTCGGCATCGAGTCGGAGGCTGAGGGGATCCGGGCCATCAACGGCATCCAGCCCTGGCTCTCGGTACTGCTGGCCCTCAGCGCGAACTCGCCGTTCTGGCACGGCACCGACACCGGCTACGCCAGCTACCGGCGCCAGGTGCAGGACCGCTGGCCCAGCTCCGGCCCCACCGGCCCGTTCCGCGACCCCGACGAGTACCACTCCCTCGTCGACACCCTGATCGAGACCGGCGTGCTCCTCGACCTCGGCATGGTCTACTTCGACGCCCGGCTCTCCGCGCGCTACCCGACCGTCGAGATCCGGGTGGCCGACGTCGGCGCCGAACCCGACAGCGCTGTGCCCCTGGCCGCCCTGTGCCGGGCGCTGGTCGAGTCGGCCGTCGACGACGGGCCCTGGCCGGCCGCCCGCCCGGAGCTGCTGCGCGGCGCCGCCTGGCGGGCGTCCCGCTACGGACTCGCCGGGCAGCTCATGGATCCCCTCACCGGGCAACGGGTTCCGGCCCCGGTACGGGTGCAGCAGCTCGTCGACCGGGTGAGACCGGCCCTGGTGCGCAACGGAGACCTGGAACGGGTGGAGCACGCGCTCGAGCAGGTACTCCGGCACGGCACCGGCGCGGAACGGCAACGGGCCGTGTACGCCCGACGCGGTGACCTCGCCGACGTGGTGCTCGACGCCGTCGAACGAGGCCACCCGGAGCCCTATCTCGTTCCGAACACCTCACGGACGGCGGGCAGGATCTCGCTCTGA
- a CDS encoding putative bifunctional diguanylate cyclase/phosphodiesterase, with product MTQPRYAAGAGRWISRATVTGLVLSAITLLGALGAVAVTADAPFAVAEAVNCLLATYLAAVTLVLLRRNARRDRTEEHETQVWRYLLLGALILTVAVLAGQAAALLAHGPYPSGTDLGWVVFTVGCIAAGPFFYQGLVRWKRVRTALADPNDILNGIGAWMVVVAIANAVHEPGLHDDAFVFWRTEAGYALIGAGVVLFGSAVTIANLNGLASDARAWLLTGAMATPLAVALAPLALGSGPHAHGAAATQGLILVAAALIGLAFQRPAERSELLPAMTETTTASALTVLIAGVLVLVQQALTSRHDVLVTGLAATAVAGACYRFVTVVRDLAVLARAKHEALTDELTGAANRRAMVMAIDRSLAANTEVALLLIDLDRFKLINDRYGHSVGDRLLQDVSASFDRHVPAGGLLARLGGDEFAVLLTGAGAEHADFTAQRLVEAGATYRSLDGRPLRVYASVGVAHNDHADMPGVELMRRADVAMYRAKSAGLGFSRYDSDLDAAAQEELELSEDLQWVFADPAAVAEQIRVFFQPQVRICDLEVVGAEALARWEHPRHGLLGPVRFVDLVENQGLMGILTERVLHESVTQWQRWRAAGRSLRVSVNLSAGFLAEPRLLEILDDVLARDIDPAQFVMEITETGFMVDPVLAARTIRDMADRGFGISIDDYGTGYSSLSYLNDIPAAELKIDRTFTHRILGDERTAAIVAGTAQIAHRLDMRLLVEGVEDEATLAALGGLGCDEAQGYLFAAPLPTDAFMTWLDRYPVPAPTMVTPRPGPTTTSTVTPLRTPAAPR from the coding sequence GTGACGCAGCCCCGGTACGCCGCCGGAGCCGGGCGCTGGATCAGCCGCGCCACGGTGACCGGACTCGTGCTGTCGGCCATCACCCTGCTGGGTGCCCTCGGGGCGGTGGCCGTGACGGCCGACGCCCCCTTCGCCGTGGCCGAGGCGGTGAACTGCCTCCTCGCCACCTATCTGGCGGCGGTCACCCTGGTGCTGCTGCGGCGCAACGCCCGGCGCGACCGCACCGAGGAGCACGAGACCCAGGTCTGGCGCTACCTGCTGCTGGGGGCGCTGATCCTCACCGTGGCCGTGCTCGCCGGGCAGGCCGCCGCCCTGCTCGCGCACGGCCCGTACCCTTCCGGCACCGATCTGGGCTGGGTCGTCTTCACGGTCGGCTGCATCGCCGCGGGCCCGTTCTTCTACCAGGGGCTGGTGCGCTGGAAACGGGTGCGCACCGCGCTGGCCGACCCCAACGACATCCTCAACGGCATCGGCGCCTGGATGGTCGTGGTCGCCATCGCCAACGCGGTGCACGAGCCCGGCCTGCACGACGACGCGTTCGTCTTCTGGCGCACCGAGGCCGGGTACGCCCTGATCGGCGCGGGCGTGGTGCTGTTCGGCTCCGCGGTGACCATCGCCAACCTCAACGGGCTGGCCTCCGACGCCCGGGCCTGGCTGCTCACCGGGGCGATGGCCACTCCCCTGGCCGTGGCCCTGGCCCCGCTGGCCCTGGGCAGCGGCCCGCACGCCCACGGCGCCGCGGCCACCCAGGGCCTGATCCTGGTCGCCGCCGCCCTGATCGGCCTGGCCTTCCAGCGCCCGGCCGAACGCTCCGAACTGCTGCCCGCGATGACCGAGACCACCACCGCCAGCGCCCTGACCGTGCTGATCGCCGGGGTGCTCGTGCTCGTCCAGCAGGCACTCACCAGCCGCCACGACGTCCTCGTCACCGGGCTGGCCGCGACCGCCGTGGCCGGGGCCTGCTACCGCTTCGTCACCGTGGTGCGCGACCTCGCCGTGCTGGCCCGGGCCAAGCACGAGGCCCTCACCGACGAGCTCACCGGTGCCGCCAACCGTCGCGCCATGGTGATGGCCATCGACCGCAGCCTGGCCGCGAACACCGAGGTGGCCCTGCTCCTCATCGATCTCGACCGGTTCAAGCTGATCAACGACCGCTACGGGCACTCGGTCGGCGACCGGCTGCTGCAGGACGTCAGTGCCAGCTTCGACCGGCACGTCCCGGCCGGTGGGCTGCTGGCCCGGTTGGGGGGCGACGAGTTCGCCGTGCTGCTCACCGGGGCCGGGGCCGAGCACGCGGACTTCACCGCGCAGCGCCTGGTCGAGGCCGGGGCCACCTACCGCAGCCTGGACGGGCGGCCGCTGCGGGTCTACGCCAGCGTCGGCGTCGCCCACAACGACCACGCGGACATGCCCGGGGTGGAGCTGATGCGCCGCGCCGACGTGGCGATGTACCGGGCCAAGAGCGCCGGCCTCGGGTTCAGCCGGTACGACTCCGACCTGGACGCGGCCGCCCAGGAGGAGCTCGAGCTCTCCGAGGACCTGCAGTGGGTGTTCGCCGACCCGGCCGCGGTCGCCGAGCAGATCCGGGTGTTCTTCCAACCGCAGGTGCGCATCTGCGACCTGGAGGTGGTCGGCGCCGAGGCCCTGGCCCGCTGGGAGCACCCCCGGCACGGTCTGCTGGGTCCGGTCCGGTTCGTCGACCTGGTCGAGAACCAGGGCCTGATGGGCATTCTCACCGAGCGGGTGCTGCACGAGTCGGTCACCCAGTGGCAGCGCTGGCGGGCGGCGGGCCGGTCGCTGCGGGTGTCGGTCAATCTCTCGGCCGGGTTCCTCGCCGAGCCCCGCCTGCTCGAGATCCTCGACGACGTGCTGGCCCGCGACATCGACCCGGCCCAGTTCGTCATGGAGATCACCGAGACCGGCTTCATGGTCGACCCGGTGCTGGCCGCCCGCACGATCCGGGACATGGCCGACCGTGGGTTCGGCATCAGCATCGACGACTACGGCACCGGCTACTCGTCGCTGAGCTACCTCAACGACATCCCGGCGGCCGAACTCAAGATCGACCGCACCTTCACCCACCGCATCCTGGGCGACGAGCGCACGGCCGCCATCGTCGCCGGGACCGCCCAGATCGCCCATCGCCTGGACATGCGCCTGCTCGTCGAGGGCGTGGAGGACGAGGCGACCCTCGCCGCCCTCGGCGGGCTGGGCTGCGACGAGGCGCAGGGCTACCTGTTCGCCGCGCCGCTGCCCACCGACGCGTTCATGACCTGGCTGGACCGGTACCCGGTGCCCGCACCCACGATGGTGACACCGCGGCCCGGCCCGACCACCACGTCCACCGTCACGCCCCTAAGAACTCCAGCAGCGCCTCGTTGA
- a CDS encoding alpha/beta fold hydrolase, which produces MPKLTVNSPVESVELHFTDQGSGDPVVLIHGWPLSGRSWENQVPALVAAGYRVITYDRRGFGESSQPWNSYNYDTLAADLDTLMTALELNDATLVGFSMGGGEVARYIGTYGTDRVARAVFAAAVPPYLYKTGDNPDGGLDDETIKSFQEGVATDRLAFLEGFIENFFAAGGKSDLVSQAQKDYARQIAAFASPKATLECIASFGTTDFRPDVAKIDVPTLVIHGDSDSIVPFEVSGKRVAETVPGARAHVIKGGPHGINATHATEFNEALLEFLGA; this is translated from the coding sequence GTGCCCAAGCTCACCGTCAACAGCCCGGTCGAGAGCGTCGAACTGCACTTCACCGACCAGGGGTCGGGCGATCCGGTCGTGCTCATCCACGGCTGGCCACTGTCCGGCCGCTCCTGGGAGAACCAGGTGCCCGCCCTGGTCGCCGCCGGGTACCGGGTGATCACCTACGACCGCCGCGGGTTCGGCGAGTCGTCGCAGCCCTGGAACAGCTACAACTACGACACCCTGGCCGCCGACCTCGACACCCTGATGACCGCCCTCGAGCTCAATGACGCCACGCTGGTGGGGTTCTCGATGGGTGGAGGGGAAGTCGCCCGGTACATCGGCACCTACGGCACCGACCGGGTGGCCCGGGCCGTCTTCGCCGCCGCCGTGCCGCCGTACCTCTACAAGACGGGTGACAACCCGGACGGTGGGCTCGACGACGAGACGATCAAGTCGTTCCAGGAGGGGGTGGCCACCGACCGGCTGGCCTTCCTGGAGGGGTTCATCGAGAACTTCTTCGCCGCCGGCGGCAAGAGCGACCTGGTCAGCCAGGCCCAGAAGGACTACGCCCGGCAGATCGCCGCCTTCGCCTCGCCGAAGGCCACTCTGGAGTGCATCGCCTCGTTCGGCACCACCGACTTCCGCCCCGACGTGGCCAAGATCGACGTGCCCACGCTGGTCATCCACGGCGACAGCGACTCCATCGTCCCGTTCGAGGTGAGTGGCAAGCGGGTGGCCGAAACCGTGCCCGGCGCGCGGGCTCACGTGATCAAGGGCGGCCCGCACGGCATCAACGCCACGCACGCCACCGAGTTCAACGAGGCGCTGCTGGAGTTCTTAGGGGCGTGA
- a CDS encoding LacI family DNA-binding transcriptional regulator, whose translation MTRRRLAEVARKVGVSEATVSRVLNGRPGVSDATRNSVLAALDVLGYERPTRLRGDRTRLVGLVLPELQTPVHAAFTEVLAAGVARLGHTPVLCISSLGGVSEAAHVQTLLEQEVSGIFFVGGASGDAHVPHDFLVQLGNRGIPVVLVGAAAQELPFERVSIDDEAATRAAHAHLRSLGHERIGLVVGPPGHVASRRRKRVFADLGPAELVEHAMFTIEGGQLAASLLIERKATAVIFASDTLALGGLRAARRAGLDVPGDFSVVGSDDSFLMTCADPPLSTVRQPVEAMGAAALTLMAGQIEGGPASNRELLFEPELVIRASSGRLSR comes from the coding sequence GTGACGCGACGACGGCTGGCCGAGGTGGCCAGGAAGGTCGGCGTCAGTGAGGCCACGGTCAGCCGGGTGCTCAACGGCCGGCCCGGGGTCTCCGACGCCACCCGGAACTCGGTGCTCGCCGCGCTCGACGTGCTCGGCTACGAGCGGCCCACCCGACTGCGGGGCGACCGCACCCGGCTGGTCGGCCTGGTGCTGCCCGAACTGCAGACCCCGGTGCACGCCGCGTTCACCGAAGTGCTGGCGGCCGGTGTCGCCCGGCTCGGGCACACGCCGGTGCTGTGCATCAGTTCGCTGGGTGGTGTCAGCGAGGCCGCCCACGTCCAGACCCTGCTGGAGCAAGAGGTTTCCGGCATCTTCTTCGTCGGTGGGGCGAGCGGTGACGCCCATGTCCCGCACGACTTCCTCGTTCAGCTCGGGAATCGAGGAATTCCGGTGGTTCTCGTCGGGGCGGCGGCGCAAGAGCTTCCGTTCGAACGAGTCTCGATCGACGACGAGGCGGCGACCCGGGCGGCTCATGCCCATCTGCGCTCGCTCGGTCACGAGCGCATCGGGCTGGTGGTCGGGCCACCCGGGCACGTGGCGTCACGACGGCGGAAAAGGGTTTTCGCGGATCTCGGCCCGGCCGAGCTGGTCGAGCACGCCATGTTCACGATCGAGGGAGGGCAGCTCGCGGCCTCCCTGCTGATCGAACGCAAGGCCACCGCGGTCATTTTCGCGAGCGACACCCTGGCCCTGGGCGGGCTGCGGGCGGCGCGCCGGGCCGGGCTGGACGTACCGGGCGACTTCTCGGTGGTGGGTTCCGACGACTCGTTCCTGATGACCTGCGCCGACCCGCCGCTCAGCACGGTGCGCCAGCCGGTCGAGGCGATGGGGGCCGCCGCCCTGACCCTGATGGCCGGTCAGATCGAGGGTGGCCCGGCCTCGAACCGGGAGCTGCTGTTCGAGCCGGAGCTGGTGATCAGGGCCTCTTCGGGGCGTTTGTCGCGCTGA
- a CDS encoding DUF5317 domain-containing protein codes for MIIGVAALLLLLAVPLTGGSLRQLGEIPVRAWWLLPAALLLQVLLFSVLTKVPDWLGFSLHLLSYMLAGAFIWANRALRGLPLIALGAGLNAVTIALNGGTLPASESAVRTAGLADSEHFSNSGVLSDPRLPWLGDVFAVPSGVPFANVFSIGDVVILTGVAVLVFGHSRVHRPV; via the coding sequence GTGATCATCGGGGTCGCCGCCCTGCTCCTGCTGCTCGCCGTGCCGCTGACCGGCGGCAGCTTGCGGCAGCTGGGGGAGATCCCGGTCCGGGCCTGGTGGCTGCTGCCGGCAGCCCTTCTGCTGCAGGTACTGCTCTTCTCCGTACTTACGAAAGTGCCTGACTGGCTGGGCTTTTCACTGCATCTGCTGAGCTATATGCTGGCCGGGGCGTTCATCTGGGCCAATCGCGCGCTGCGGGGTTTGCCGTTGATCGCGCTGGGGGCAGGGCTGAACGCGGTCACGATCGCGCTGAACGGCGGCACGCTCCCGGCCTCGGAGTCGGCGGTGCGCACGGCCGGGCTGGCCGACTCGGAGCACTTCTCGAACTCGGGGGTGCTGTCCGACCCGCGCCTGCCCTGGCTGGGCGATGTGTTCGCGGTGCCCTCCGGGGTGCCGTTCGCCAATGTCTTCAGCATCGGCGACGTGGTGATCCTGACCGGCGTGGCGGTTCTGGTGTTCGGGCACAGCCGAGTGCACCGACCGGTCTAG